TCTCTACAAGCTCTGTGTCCTGGGTCAGGTCCTCTCCATCTCGCTGCCAGGTCAGGGTGATCTCCGCAGGGTAGAAGTCCAAGGCCCAGCACCTCAGGGTGACATCACGGTCAGAGATGGGGTGGTGGGTCACTTGTGTATTGGGGCGTTCTGAGGAAGAGAATCAGAAAATCCGCATTGGGTTTACCTTTATGGCCACTGAAACGGCATTCATGTGACCATCCGGAGATGAACTGGGTATTGGTTTGGATGGAAGAAGCACAAAGCCCAGTCACCAGCCCAGCCCTTGGGATCTTCTAATCCTGGAAAGTTCTAGACTCAGGGAGAGAGTCCAGGATAGGAGACTGTAGGTTTAAGGGAGAGTGTGCACTAATGGTCCTGAATTGGCCGGGGTTGAATGACTCAAAACCCCCAGTCAGACCTCCAGAGATGTTTGTATTGGAGAAAAAGGCCTTGAGAGGTTCTGTCATGGTTTCCAGGGTGGCTGCCAGGGTCAAAGGGAACCACTGATGGGTTATTGTAGGCATGGTCTCCACCTGTCTCCTGGGAGAGACTGGATTCCTCAATTGTCCTTtagaaaaaagttgccctctgGCTGAGTCACTCTTTAGTAGGAACCAGAACACCCAGGCggatctccctctcccctcccatggGAAGGCATCGTTCTGACTTGAGTCCATTTCCACTTCCTGGTGGGAAGCCAGCCCCAGGGGAGGGGAGATCAGGGAAGCCCCGCGGCCCCTGGTACCTGCGCGCAGCAGCTTCTCCTTCCCGTTCTCCAGGTACCGGCCGAGCCACTCCACGCACGTGCCCTCCAGGTAGTTCCTCCACTGCTCTGCCGCACCGGCCGCCTCCCACTTGCGCCGGGTGATCTGCGCCGCCGGGTCCGCGGCGGTCCAGGAGCGCAGGTCCTCGTTCAGGGCGATGTAGTCCGCGCCGTCGTAGGAGTGTTGATCGTACCCGCGGAGGAGGCGCCCGTCGGGCCCCACGTCACAGCCGTACATGTTCTGGATGGTGTGAGACCCTGGCCCCGCCCCGACAGGCAAGCGGTTAAGTCCAAACAGAAAGTAAAACCGCCTAAACGTTCCCGCGGGTTCTTCCGGCTTAAGGATGCAGGGGCGGCAGAGGGGCAGCGGGAGGGTCCCTCAGACTCGGGGTGACGCTGACCCGGATATCGGAGAATGAGGGTCGTGACCTGGACCCGGCCCTGTCGCTCACCGGCCTCGCTCTGGTTGTAGTAGCCCCGCAGGGTGTCCAGGTTCACTCGGTAAGTCTGTGCGGCGTCCTTGATGATCCGCGTCTGCCCGTCCCAATACTCCGGCCCCTCCTGTTCCATCCACGGCGCCCGCGGCTCCATCCTCTGACTGGCAGAGTCGCTGTCGAACCGCACGAACTGCGTGTCGTCCACGTAGCCCACGGAGATGAAGCGGGGCTCCCCGCGGCCGGGCCGGGACACCGCGGTGAAGAAATACCTCAGGGAGTGGGAGCCTGCGGGAGCGGAGGGGCTGAGACCCCGCCCGACCCTCCTCCCGGCGCGGGGCCTGGGGCCCAGGTGGAGGCGGCCGGGAAGACAGGGAGAGGGGGCACCGAGAGGGGGAGAGCAGGGCGCAGGCGGGGAGGGACGGGGGAGCACAGGCCGGAGCGGGAATGGGGGCGGCGGAGAGGCGCCTTTCCCGGGGTCCCGGGTCCCCGCCCGGCGGTCCCCCCGCTCCCGCCCCGCAGAGGCCCTTTCCTCCCGCCCCGCACTCACCCGCCCAGGTCTCGGTCACGGCCAGCACCCCacacagcagcaggaggagggttCGGGGCATCACAACTTCCATCTTCAGAGTCTGAGGAGACGGTGAGTCTCAGCTGGGCTCGGAGGCGGGTGAGGAGACTTTATAACCCGAAATCGCGGCCGCTGATTGGCTTCGCCAGAAACCCGGCACCTAATGGGAGCGCCCGCTGGGTCTGTGTCATGAGTATCCAGGCAGGAGGAGGTGACAcaggttgggagagagagaagtgaaacCCAGAGAGATGGGGATTCCCCAACACTGGGCTTCCCCACCCCAGACACCGCCCTGGGGCCTGAGAGGCGACCCAGGGACCTGGGACCTTGCGCCGACCCCTCACCTACTGCACAGAGCGCTCTTTGTCACACTGTCCCCCTGAGCCGAAGCCCAGGAGCTGCGTgagtcagtgattctcaaacacTCTGTTCACAGGGTATCTACACAGTCTCACAGCTGACTGAGGATCCCAAGGATCATTTTGTGTCTGTGGGTTATTTCTATCAGTATTTACCGTAGTAGGAATAAAACAGGTTTAAAAATTCATTGACTCATTTAGAATCATATTAATAATCCATCGCATGAAAGCAGAAATACTGCTTTTATGGAAAATAACTACttctacaaataaaaaccatagtGAGAAGAGTGATGTTCTTGCATTTTACATCTTTTCAAGTCCCTTTCTTGTCTGTCTCCTTAGAAGAGCCCTGGATGTTCAGATTTGCTTCTGCCTTTATTGTGTTCTTTTGGTTGATGTGTATGAAAAAATTTACAATCTTACACAAATATGGGAGAATAGTATGTTTCATAACCTCAGATAATTACTGCTATTCATCTTAGGTACTGTATTCAAATGACACAAGTTGTACTTTCTCTAAGGTTATTTGCAAAGTGTAACTTGAAAGAGCATCATTGACTCTGTCCTCTGATGTATTAAAATCCACAGGCCCATCTTGCACACTGAATGGATCTTGTACTaatgcatgattttttaaaaagtaatgtgtTGTTTAAGTTATGTATGTGTTCCAGTGTTGATGAGGTTAAAATTGAATTATCAAAAGTTGTATTTGTTTCAATATTATCACAGATCCCAATAGATCAGTAGCGGGAAGCTGTCAAGTTTATTGGTACATCACAAGTTTCCCAagattctgatttttctcttgagaGCTTACATTTGGTCAAGGCAACAAGTACTCTCATCTGTCATATATGAGTTGATTTTCATGAAAGGTTAACTTCATGTTCATTTTCCAGACACTGTTGGTCAGTTGTCCTAGTCTAAATAATCCAAGTTCTGTGTCGTTCATTCCTTTGGGTAAAAATGgcgttctgttaaaaaaaaaaaaaagagagagagagagagaaaaaaaaagaggcagttaATTTTtacacaaattattttctttggggtTTATGTACGTAGAAGTGCTGTATATCCCATGCTATCTCATATGACATGTTTAAATGTGGATTTGAGAATAATTACTAAAGATGATAATTTAGTGCACTAATCAGCATGTTGAATGTGATACTAGTTTTTTGTCCTacttttgttttgggggtattTTATTTGCATGTAGGTATTATCTCCCTAGAAAAAGAATCTCAGGATTTCTCTCATGTTAGTCTTCGTCTTGCTTCTTCATTGTCCATGATGCCAGCTGAGGTTGTGGAAACAATGAAACCAAACTGGAGGGATGGGGACAGATTCTTCTGCTATTTTGGTAGATCTTTGAGTTGTACATCAAATCTGCGCTGCTCACTTCACTCAGGTTTAACCTGCCCATAAGGTTCACAGCAGTATTCCCAGCTCTGTAATCAGCAGTGATTTCAAATTCCCAATATAACCTTTGTCATCACGGTTAGAAATAGGAAGATGACTTTGGAGCATAGCCTAAGAAGACCTGCCTTTGCCTCTCTTCTAGGCATTAATACTCTCTCTTAAGAGCATCTGCTGGGACACTCATGGGACCATTATGGTGGCTTGGGAAAATGGCAGaaagagtgttttttgttttttgttttttttttttaatggaagtgaGTAGTGGTGAAGAATAACAATTGCCCTGTGGACCCATCACCTCCATTCTTGCTAAGTTTTACCTCAGTGCGAGTGTCAACGATGTGAAAAGGCAAATAATGTCTAAGTGATGTTATGAAAATAGTGTTAACCTCATGGATTCTGTGCAAGGGCCTCTGTGACTTCAGGTGTTccccagaccacactttgagaacggCTGCTCTGAAAACCCTGGGAGAGTCTCCCACTGGTCCTGCTCTGGCCTCctcctcactcagcagaatcCCTTTCCCTGAGCTGCACTTCTTGCCTCTGAAAACTCAGCTCTGACTCTAGCCCCTGAGTGCATCTAGAAGAGATCTCATCTCCTGGAAACGTGATGGCAGAGAGGGTCCCCAGTCtgggaagggaggtggagggacAGAGATTTCCCTTTTGTAACTGGGGGCAGTTTGCCCCTGAAGGCACCAGACCCAGGCATAACCAACTTTGATTTTGTGACCCACCAGCTTCATATGTATTCACATCCCAGACAGAAATCTGATGTTGTCTGTAAGAGAAATCATGTTGGTCTTCTCCGTTTACATGTGTCTCATGCCTCTGACTCGAGACTCACAAAGCATGAAGCACAGCAACTTCCAAAGCAACAGTCTATGTGGAAGGAATTGTTCTGTATCTGCGCTGTCCAGTATGGTGGCCACGAGATGCATGTGGCTCTTGACATGCAGGTGACACTTGAAATGGGGCTGGTGTGCTGAGcagttgcatttaaaaaaaaagattttatttatttatttgacagagagagatcacaaataagcagagaggcaggcagagagagagaggggaggaagcaggctcctgcttccccacccgatgtggggctcgatcccaggaccctgagatcatgacctgagctgaaggcagaggctttaacccactgagccacccagcagttgcatttttaattgttttgaacGAATATGAATTTAAACAGCCACAGGTGGCTCATAGCTACTATTCAGACAATACGTATCTAGAACGCTCTTAGTTGTCAGGATCCTCCTCAAAGAAGATACTGTGTGACTCATAAGAATACACGTATTAAATTTATCTTCAAATTGAAGACATGGATTATCTGTGTGGGTCTGAAACATATCATATGCTTAAAATACAGCACCTAAGTGTAATTACCATGCATTGTAACAGCTGGTGTACAGACATGAACCAAAACATGATGTATCACATCTAGGTCATTATGTGTTCAAAAATGCCCATCCCTGGAGCTCTTTGTTGCCTCTATTACTTGGGTGTTTTGGGTCTTGTCTGTGTTCATCTGATAAATAGAAGCAGACACATAAGTCTTCACCAAGCCCAGGTGAGAGATTTATTGAACACACTTATATCAGATACCTCATAGGCTCTGTAGGTGCTGGTAAACGTATAAAGCAGAAGATGGACATCTTAGATTCCATTACGTTATTATCTTTTacctctgtctcctccccatACTTTTGCTCAAATTCAAACAATTCTGTGTTTCCCTTCACCCTTAAAGCCCTGTGCTCTTCATTTCTACTGAGATAGAAATATACGTGAAATGCTTACAATTTTGACATGAAGAAATTCTCTAAGCACGGCCCAGTGATGAAAACCCATCAAGAAAAACTTGAAATATCTGCATGTCAACCACATACTCACCAAGATACAAACACATGCCATGATCAAACTAAAAGACACAAACACAATCTTGACAGTCAGAAGGGTAACATTCATTACTGTTCTTCAACCAAGACCACCAGGAGCTCCTGCAGGCCCTCAAGTTGGATCTATTACCTTTTGCAGTGAGAGAGAACGTGCCCCTTTGGGGGCCACGGGGCATCTTAATATGAAGGTGTTGGAACCCAAGGGACATGGCTTTGGATGGGAGATTTGGAGAGGACCCATGCAAGTTGGGGCTCACTCCTGACTGCATGTTGTCAAGGTATGTAGGCAATCCCATGGTTGAGCATCTCAGTGAGTCCGCTTCCAGCAGGCCAGACCAGAGCGAGGAGAGAGCAGTCATGGTGGAGAAGCAGCGATTGCTCACATTGGCTGACACAGGGAGATGCGTGTTATTCTGTGGGTTGTGCAGTGCTTTGTTTTGTCTGTCATGACACAGAGTGATGTTGTAGTTTCAGTGTGTCCCTGTCTGATGCTGATGTTCTGTGAGGTGACTGACTTATGTCCCACAGGAGAAGAATATGGCCAAGCGGTAGACATTAGACATCTTCTGACCACACTGAGCCTGACTGTCAGTGTCAGACCAGCTCCTGATGTTGAGGGCTGCTGGCTCTTCTCTgttaaatttcatattttaaaatagctacAACTGATTCAAAACACAATTATAGAATCggtatttctcttttccttgggtaaataccaaagagtggaattgttgggttatatggcgaatcactatgttgtacacctgaaatgagcATAACGTTGTTTGTCAAATGCCgtcaaataatgaaaaaagaaaaagaaagaaaagagaataaaaaatgttaaaaagcaatCTGGGAAGTTGGAAATGAAACACCAAACCAATGTATTTGtaataagaaaacataaacaaatatgAGAATGTGGAATAAGTAATAGgaataaagctataaaataaatctatGTACCTGGAAAAGATGAAAGTAAGGAATGAGAGTGTTCATCAGAGGGTCAGGAAGACACTGTCATAAAGGTTGATGGAAGTGATCACTGGGACACAATTTTCAATGGGtgctttagaaaaatgtttccacAAACATGTGCTTATATTgtgaaacacattttctttgaGGAGTTTATTCTAAAGAGATAATCACACAGTTCACCAGGATGTGCATTCACTTGTGTTTtatgaaaacaaagaacagaagttATATAATTGCTGTAATCAATATGATGAAGGTGAGTACAAATAGTGGAACATAAGCATGTGTCAAGGATTAACCAAGTGACTTACACAGAGGGTCGAACTTAATCATGAAAGCCAACTGAGGAGGCACCCATAGGGCATCCGTTTGTTCAGACAGGGAAAGGGAGACTGGGAGAGGAGGATGTGGTGGAGCCAGTGTTCAGCCCAAAGGGTTTGCTCCCAGAGACCTTGTTGACTTGTGATCCTGTCTATCAGGGGATTGTTGTCTGTGCACTCTAGGTACGTGAGCTGTCACGATGttccagaatgttctgtgtgGGAGGCTGTGAGGCTCAGAGCCTAGGAGGACATTAAGGAGCAATGTGACTTGGCTGCTCAAGTCACACTAAAGTCCATCATCCAGTGGACATCTTGAAGCCTCCAGGGACTCAGGATCAgctggcctctggagccacagcgcagagCAAGGGTGACACTCTAGTGACCGGACACTGGCAGGGTCATGTGGGAGTGGGCATGGAGAAGAAATGACAGAGGGAATGCAGGTTGCTCCTGAGATGAGTGCTGTGTGGAGAAAGGTCATGATATCACAAAAGCAGGAACCGGGAGACCTAGCAGGTCCCCTACCATTAGGATCAGTCACATCTACAGGATGCAACAGGCATATGGAtgtgaaacaaaaacacaactccACACAGTGCTGTACAATTCCAGAACAGGAAAGAGCTCTGGGAAACTAACAATATGAGCATAGAAATGAATAATCGAGTGGATatactgttttcctttcctgaagTCGTACAATCAGGAATGTGATGGTAGCAAGAGAGAAGATCTGTTTCTCAGTCAAATGTTTCCAACAAGTTAATAacaacagttttttaaaactatggtgaagagtgcctgggtggctcagtcattaggcgtctgcctttggctcaggtcataatcccagggttctgggatcgagccccacatcaggctacctgctcagcaggaagccttcttctccctctctcacttcccctgcttgtgttccctctgccactgtgtttctctttgtcaaataaaatcttttttttttaaatgaggtgaataggaaatgaaaaaaatgtcaagaCTGTTCCTCCCACTTTATAGGGACGAACACACTTGTTGAGAGACCCACCCAAATTCTTACCTAGAGCAGATGAGAGGAGACCCACACCAGGACACATCATATGAAATGTCAGAAAGAGGGTGGAAGGGTAGATGCCTTGAAAACTCCAAGAAGCAACAACACAGGCCTGGGGGCTGGAAGGCATGAGGCAAGGCCCCCAAATCCCAAGGACATCATTTCTGTCTAGCAGAGTCTCTGTCATGTTACCGTGTGAAAGTCTACTCAGATGTGagagtttctgttttcctttacaCGTTTCCTTCCACAGGACAGCAGTAGGCAGAGTGGgacaaatgatggagaaaaccAACAAGGGGAGCACATGGGATCCTGGCCACAGGGAGCCAGCAGGAGAGAGGTCTAGTTCCCCCAGGAGGAGCTGCAGGGGGTCTGGGTAtcagcccctccccagggatgCAGGCATCccctccccatggagcaggactGAGGGCTTCAGGCCATGCGGCTGCACAGACGTGAAGATGGAAGAGGAGGGGATGGGCTCGAGTATGTTCATGAAATTTTACTCAGGGGGAATGGAAGAAGGATTTAAAAGGGgcccaagagaaaaaaagtaaatgaagggataagatatttatttactctggggaaaataaaaagttgattCAGAAAAGGGATCGCAATCATAAGTCTATAGAAGACTCAGTTGTGACTAGTATTTCATGGTCATAATAAAGGAAACACTGAACACTGAGCTCATCAAAATTATCAAATAATTACATGGGGCAGATGGGAGAATGTGAAAGAGGATCCAATTCAGGAAAGATGACGCATAAACTTGAAGACCAGAGAAGGAGTCTAAGAAGCAGGCACAGAAGCAATAATCAGAGAATCAGCCAGAAGAACTAACGCAGGTAGTCTCTGAGATTCAGGAAATGGGGTCTTCGAAGCTTGGGGTCATCTGTCTTGATATCAAGGACTGCAGAAGGATTTGACTTGTGAAACTCTGTGCCTCTAACCATTGGCTACAAAGACAATATGGTAGGTGAGATGATGGGTCAGGAAGAGTTCTGCACAGAGGCCACAGAGATGGGGCAGGAGTTGGAGGAGTCGTGGGAGCAAGTGTTGGGTTAATGGaatgattttgttttgatttgtttagttttatttcatgttttgaaTGGTAGTCATCCCAATATGTTTGTAGGAGAAATGGCTGAggccagagagaggggaaagtgcATTAATGTAGGGTGAGTGAGGGGCCATGTGACCACATGGAGGGACAGCCTGAGACAGGAGGGCTCCTCCCCCATCACTGCTCAGAAGATGAGGACACAGATGCCCAGGTGGGGAGTGCGGTGGAGCGTCTGTGCAATTCTCACCCGAGTCCTTCTTTTCTGAGTGGGGAACAAATGAGCTCATCCCctcagaggggagcagggagggagtcaAGGAGGCTGAGGAGCAAGGAGGAAGTGAGATGCAGCCCTTTCAGGAGGGTGACAGGGAGCTGACTGGGGAAATGGCATTTGGAGAGAGCAGGGCTGGGGCCCTGAACTCTGTGCTCTTCCCCTTAGAGAGAGAGACTTCGAGCAGCAGGATGATAGATAAGAGACTAGAAGTAAGTGCAACAAGATAGCCCAAATGTGAGAATTACATCAATTTTACTTTGTCACTTATCACTTTTTCCATCTTACAATTTTTCTATGGTCAATATAGATGACATCATGTTATTATACATCATGTTATTATACGTGTTATTATACATCATACATACGCATCATAATCAGAATGTAAATGCTTTAAAGAGAAGGAGATGGTGGGAAAATCAGCATCTCAGGGCACAGAGCTGTAAGGGCTCGGCCTGCCCATCTGTGCTCTGAGCAGGGGACTGAACAGAGCCTTTGCATGATGTTGTAGGACCCTGCTCTCTGGGGGGCCAAGAAGAGTCTctcccttttttggggggtgtgcttattgttttacttattattatcatgtcttttcatgttttCAAGATGATGGTTTTTCTACATTGCAtgcattttaaactattttagtgGGAGAATTTATCCATGTAATCTAGCCCACCtggttcagaaaaagaaattcaaaagttTAATAGTTCAGTGAAAAGACTCAGAACCTGAGTCTTCAATCATGGTCTGAGGATGATCTGTCAGGTGTTAGGGATTTTAgggtagtttcttttttaaacattattcaaTCATTACAAGAGAATTTGATACATACAGATACTAAAACATAAAGAAGTCATATGGTAACCATTCATCCTCCAGTCACCCACATCCTCTACCCAAAATCCAGCACAGTCAGCCATTTGTCGTGTCTCCTATTTGAAAAATACACCTGTGCCCTAATGTCCACTGTTATATCAGGAAACAGGCTCAggccacaaactgggagaaaatatttgtaaatcacacAGTGTGATAAAGGACTTGTTTTAGAATACTCATCAAACCCTTAGAAAGGACCAATAAGAAAACAACTCATTAAAAACGAGCAAACGTATGGAGAGCCGAAGAAGATGTACTCATGggtaataagcacatgaaaagatgttcagcagcaggtgtcatcagggaaatgcaagtgacAACAGTAATCTGCCATCACACACTGTTAGATGGTGGAAATCCAGACAATGATAGTTTCACCTGCTGACCAGGACAGGGAGCCACAGAAAGCCTCAGTCACTAATGGTGGGAAGAAAAAACAGCACAGCCACTATGGGAGACGGTCAGCAGGTTCTTATAAAGTCAGATGCAGACTAAGCACACAACCTGCTGGTCCCGCTGTAAGGTACTTTCCAAGTCATTTGAGAACTCATGTTTGCACAACAACCTGCATGCAAATTGTCCCAGCGGAACAGCCCTCACCTGTGCACTGTACTTCGTGACTTCCTACAAAGACTATGGACAGGGACAAAGCCAAAGAAGGAACTTCACAGGGATCATCTGGGTTAGACGAGCTTAGCCAGGGGGTGGAGGTGAACTTCATCTATGATGAGCGAGTGATCACTGTATGTTCTTGCTATGTTGTGTGGAGAACCGCCCACCCAGGTGTGGTCTTCCCAAACAGGCTCAGTCAGCCTGATTCACAATGAGAGACAGTCTGCAAAGTACCCGAACCATCCTCCTCAAACAAGTCAAGGCCATGAAAAATCAGGGCAGTCTGAGACACAGTCACAGCCAGAGCAGCTGAAAGGAGCCATGATGGGACTCAATGAGGCAACTTGGATGGGAtctggggagagaaaacaaaaccatgacAGCAAATCCCACGTGGAGATCAGTAGTAATGTATGAATACTGTGTCATTAGCTATGACAAATGCACGATGGTGAGACTGGGGTTTAGGACAGGACAAGTGAGTGTGGGGTGCACAGGGACCCTGCACTAACGTTGTCACTTCTCTGTAAATCCCCAACTATTCTAAGATAAAAGAGTGTCGTTTGTAAAATAGCCATAAGCGAGATAATCTGTCCAGGAGGATCAAGAATCTacttttcaggggcgcctgggtggctcagtgggttaaagcctctgctttcggctcaggtcatgatcccagggtcttgggattgagccctgcatcgggctctctgctcagcggaagccctgcctgcctctctgccaacttgtgatctctctctctgtcaaataaataaataaaattaaaaaaaaaaaaagaatctactttTGCGTTTTCCTGGACTTGCGATGCAGGGGCTGGAGAGAGGTGTTGTGGGGAGGACAGATGGCAACTCAGACACCAGGTAGGGCTCCAGAGCGCTGCTCTCTCCGGATCCCTGTCCCACCgctgcacctgcctccaggctgcTGAGAAGGTCCCTTACATTCTCTCCCCCAGGACACGGAGTCTGCAGGTCCTCCCTCTGTACCTGACTCAGCTCAGCTCCGTGTGCCCCCTGGCGGTGAAGGACGGGAGCGCAGCAGCGCCCCCACTGTGGCCACAGGGCTGAGGGCAGAAGACCTGAAGGGCCTTTGAGTTTCTCCCCAGGAACCTCCCTAGGGTCTCCTTGTGCTCCCCAGGAGGGATACAAGGCTGTGCACACAGGAGAACGCTCCATCCACTGTCAGTCTCCAGTCTGGATTATCTATTTATATTCAAACAAATTGATTCTTCAGTCTGCCTCTCCAGGCTTTCAATGCAGTTTACCCATGGAATTTActatatatctttctttttgttctagaatttttatttggtCTTCTTAGTTCATTCTGCTTCTTTGCTTCCGTTTCTTTTCTGTTCAACATTAATAGCAAGATTTTCTTACATTccttcaacacatatttatttagttctttgaacatagTTCCTGAGGATGCGTGGGAGCCTTTGATGCTGATTCCCACATCTGGGCGCACTGGGAATACTTTTCTGTTGACTTTCTCATTAGAGTCACACATTTCTGTTTGAATAAGTCATACATTTCTTTGTATGTCTGGTAATATGCTCTTTCAAAGTGGATTATGCATTTTATGTTTAAGCAAAtctgaaatctattttatttttttgaagactgtTCTTTTCCTAGAATTGTTTAACCTGCTCAGACCCCACTGTGGCCTGAGCCCCTGCAGTGCTGACAGCTGTTGCCTGTGCCCTGTTTTTCTGCGTCTAGTGGCTGCATTTTCACCCTGGGTCCTGAGTGAGCTGCCTTCTGTCTGTGCAATTAGTGGCCACTCAGGATGTTCAGTTTCTACTCA
This genomic interval from Neovison vison isolate M4711 chromosome 1, ASM_NN_V1, whole genome shotgun sequence contains the following:
- the LOC122911846 gene encoding DLA class I histocompatibility antigen, A9/A9 alpha chain-like; its protein translation is MEVVMPRTLLLLLCGVLAVTETWAGSHSLRYFFTAVSRPGRGEPRFISVGYVDDTQFVRFDSDSASQRMEPRAPWMEQEGPEYWDGQTRIIKDAAQTYRVNLDTLRGYYNQSEAGSHTIQNMYGCDVGPDGRLLRGYDQHSYDGADYIALNEDLRSWTAADPAAQITRRKWEAAGAAEQWRNYLEGTCVEWLGRYLENGKEKLLRAERPNTQVTHHPISDRDVTLRCWALDFYPAEITLTWQRDGEDLTQDTELVETRPAGDGTFQKWVAVVVPSGQEQRYTCHVQHEGLPKPVTLRWEPPTNLITWIIAGLGLLALLAVIAVLGFVIWRKCSGEKKPGYSHAARDDSAQGSDVSLTAAKV